In Selenomonas sp. TAMA-11512, a genomic segment contains:
- a CDS encoding LuxR C-terminal-related transcriptional regulator, which produces MFNIFSGVSTSFKNCIDTIRHAYGSRNDSLQGRFAQYIALLVGGILSIAALLLALTGFLNPLDRSLTTFMDQHLDARHTEHKRFYDRLAAHGIMFAAEIAKNTERTLRLHNASMQDLNNNPELLIAVEAANFPLLESTVQQNACSGAFYLLNATINPISTPNYRTGLYVKYIHLHSENTLMNELTLFRGDYSIARAHDINLSTTWQPEMNIDNLPEIQKLLTSSKEKYPKERVEITSPHFLVDTDDYARHLILPIYDQSGELIGCCGYEINSAYYQVREPVTKYDGITLISGVITQLDDGTYEGQFTNEAAVGKSPLTAVEDGDYTLLKSETNTFVARMRPILIGEKPLFLVTMIPEDTYHDLSASMRLKLALILAVLLLIFVTGHRFFIKTYLKPLAKHLRDLRKERAEALARYKRTATRLKDINREQETLQDRYKELKFEIIRRERELALLQEEKNAAEKQFEYARSTLENISKKKWLCIDEKLYRFFLDNLSDLTPKERAVFDAYADGLSSKEVMDALGITENTIKFHNKNIYSKLGVKSKKELLLYIDYRKNHDKS; this is translated from the coding sequence ATGTTTAACATCTTTTCCGGGGTTTCCACGTCTTTCAAAAACTGTATCGATACCATACGGCACGCTTACGGGAGCCGCAACGACTCCCTGCAGGGCCGATTCGCACAGTACATCGCGCTTCTCGTAGGCGGCATCCTGTCGATTGCCGCGCTGCTCCTTGCCCTGACGGGCTTCTTGAATCCGCTGGACCGCTCGCTCACGACCTTCATGGATCAGCATCTCGACGCGCGCCACACCGAGCACAAGCGCTTCTATGACCGGCTTGCCGCGCATGGCATCATGTTCGCCGCGGAAATCGCCAAGAATACGGAGCGCACGCTCCGCCTGCATAACGCCTCCATGCAGGATCTCAATAACAATCCGGAGCTACTTATCGCCGTGGAGGCGGCGAACTTTCCTCTGCTCGAGAGCACGGTTCAGCAGAATGCCTGCAGCGGCGCTTTCTATCTTCTCAACGCGACCATCAATCCCATAAGCACGCCGAATTATCGGACTGGTCTATATGTAAAGTACATCCATCTGCACTCGGAAAACACGCTCATGAACGAGCTCACCCTATTTCGAGGCGACTACAGCATAGCACGCGCGCATGATATCAACCTGTCTACGACTTGGCAGCCGGAGATGAATATCGACAATCTGCCGGAGATTCAAAAGCTTCTCACATCAAGTAAGGAGAAGTATCCGAAAGAACGTGTCGAAATCACTTCTCCGCATTTCCTGGTCGATACCGATGACTATGCACGCCACCTCATTCTTCCCATCTATGATCAAAGCGGAGAGCTGATCGGCTGCTGCGGCTATGAGATCAACAGCGCCTATTATCAGGTTCGGGAACCGGTCACCAAATATGACGGCATCACCCTTATCAGCGGCGTTATAACCCAGCTTGATGACGGTACGTATGAAGGGCAGTTTACAAACGAGGCGGCTGTCGGAAAGTCCCCCTTAACCGCCGTGGAGGACGGAGACTATACCCTCCTGAAAAGTGAGACAAATACCTTTGTCGCGCGTATGCGTCCCATCCTCATCGGTGAAAAGCCGCTTTTCCTGGTCACGATGATACCGGAAGACACCTATCATGATCTCTCCGCATCCATGCGCTTAAAGCTTGCGCTTATCCTTGCCGTCCTCCTCCTCATCTTTGTCACGGGACATCGTTTCTTTATAAAGACGTACCTGAAGCCCTTGGCGAAGCATCTGCGCGACCTCAGAAAAGAGCGAGCCGAGGCGCTTGCAAGGTATAAGCGTACGGCGACTCGTCTCAAAGACATCAACCGTGAGCAGGAAACGCTTCAAGACCGCTATAAAGAGTTAAAGTTCGAGATAATCCGGCGAGAACGGGAGCTCGCCCTCCTGCAAGAGGAAAAAAACGCGGCGGAGAAGCAATTTGAATATGCCCGTTCCACGCTGGAGAACATCTCGAAGAAAAAATGGCTCTGCATTGACGAGAAGCTCTACCGATTCTTTCTCGATAATCTCAGCGACCTCACGCCCAAGGAGCGCGCCGTCTTTGATGCCTACGCTGACGGACTGTCCTCGAAGGAGGTCATGGACGCGCTCGGCATCACGGAAAACACCATCAAATTCCACAACAAAAACATCTACAGCAAGCTCGGTGTCAAGTCGAAAAAAGAGCTCCTGCTCTACATCGACTACCGGAAAAACCACGATAAGAGCTAA